Genomic DNA from Mus musculus strain C57BL/6J chromosome Y, GRCm38.p6 C57BL/6J:
ttgatatacaggaagcagatggagactgtgtcaaactggggattgcttaaggacagcagaactccaagcctaccaccacattgttacatttcttccaacaagatcacaccaactcaacaaaaacacatatccatcagtgtcccaactactccaccaatgtcacacctcatgaacctatttcacacctcctgagagtgccacacctattggcactatttatttgggcccattaacactattcttaaaactgttcaatggacaaaaggtaactttaatgaaagaaataaagaatgtttcaaaaaataaacaggagtatgtatgtcttggttactgttctattgctgtgagagacatcatgaccaaaccaaattataagaggaaacatttaattgtgttattagagttccagagggcaagtccaggatatcatggtagacaccatggcaacacagaggcaaaacatgtagagcagtagttgagagcgaacaacttatgatggagatggcagagagtaatgaaagagggagagagagagagagagagagagagagagagagagagagagagagagagagagagagagagagagagagagagagcctgatgggtttttgatatttcaaggctctgtgacaactcacctttaataataaaacaactcctaattcattctaaacagcccatcacctggaaaactaacacatttgaacgtgtgatcatttGTGGCCCACAATTAcatcttcactgttttatgagaatgaggtaacacataaatttaagtctggaatttccagggaatacacAGGcttaaatggtacataggtatgttgggagtcagatgtttggaggagagccagggaacaggccatggggaacttttttgatggtcatctggggcactcaacagagacctccaaaggatcacaggattcatcacaggcaaggagtgctcagggaaagcactcaggatccaagCCCCactatatattatctcacagtatactcattttctcttttaaattactctttgacctgatcggctggctatttgttaagaaaccaaagaacctaatgtggatatgcccaatttaaactatttgcagaaaatttctattcttcctgtgtctcctgcttcacattttgagaacttcatcttagaattcatttattcctcagtgtcctctactcctttttgtgtcctttattgtatttaaaggtaaccatcaatttaatctttcttaacttcttcctggtctcttttctgcatgttaatattggatttcttaaaaagatatcttttttttttctttttttttcccattttttattaggtatttaactcatttacatttccaatgctataccaaaagtcccccatatccacccacccccactcccctgcccacccactccccctttttggccctggtattcccctgtactggggcatataaagtttgcaagtccaatgggcctctctttccagtgatggccgactaggccatcttttgatatatatgcagctagagtcaagagatccggggtactggttagctcataatgttgttccacctatagggttgcagatccctttagctccttggctactttctctagctcctccattgggagccctgtgatccatccattagctgactgtgagcatccacttctgtgtttgctgggccccggcatagtctcacaagagacagctacatctgcgtcctttcaataaaatcttgctagtgtatgcaatggtgtcagcgtttggatgctgattatggggtggatccctggctatggcagtctctacatggtccatcctttcatctcagctccaaactccgtctctgtaactccttccatgggtgttttgttcccaaatctaaggaggggcatagtgtccacacttcagtcttcattctccttgagtttcatgtgtttagcaaattatatcttatatcttgggtatcctaggtttggggctaatatccacttatcagtgaatacatattgtgtgagtttctttgtgaatgtgttacctcactcaggatgatgccttccaggtccatccatttggctaggaatttcataaattcattctttttaatagctgagtagtactccattgtgtagatgtaccacattttctgtatccattcctctgttgaggggcatctaggttctttccagcttctggctattataaataaggctgctatgaacatagtggagcatgtgtccttcttacctgttggggcatcttctggatatatgcccaggagaggtattgctggatcctccggtagtactatgtccagttttctgaggaaccgccagactgatttccagagtggttgtacaagcctgaactcccaccaacaatggaggagtgttcctctttctccacatcctcgccagcatctgctgtcacctgaatttttgatcttagccattctgactggtgtgaggtggaatctcagggttgttttgatttgcatttccctgatgattaaggatgttgaacattttttcaagtgcttctctgtcattcggtattcctcaggtgagaattctttgttcagttctgagccccattttttaatggggttatttgattttctgaagtccaccttcttgagttctttatatatgatggatattagtcccctatctgatttaggataggtaaagatcctttcccaatctgttggtggtctttttgtcttattgacggtgtcttttgccttgcagaaactttggagtttcattaggtcccatttgtcgattctcgatcttacagcacaagccattgctgttctgttcaggaatttttcccctgtgcccatatcttcaaggcttttccccactttctcctctataagtttcagtgtctctggttttatgtgaagttccttgatccacttagatttgaccttagtacaaggagataagtatggatcgattcgcattcttctacacgataacaaccagttgtgccagcaccaattgttgaaaatgctgtctttcttccactggatggttttagctcccttgtcgaagatcaagtgaccataggtgtgtgggttcatttctggatcttcaattctattccattggtctacttgtctgtctctataccagtaccatgcagtttttatcacaattgctctgtagtaaagctttaggtctggcatggtgattccgccagaagttcttttatccttgagaagactttttgctatcctaggttttttgttattccagacaaatttgcaaattgctccttccaattcgttgaagaattgagttggaattttgatggggattgcattgaatctgtagattgcttttggcaagatagccatttttacaatgttgatcctgccaatccatgagcatgggagatctttccatcttctgagatcttctttaatttctttcttcagagatttgaagtttttatcatacagatctttcacctccttagttagagtcacgccaagatattttatattatttgtgactattgagaagggtgttgtttccctaatttctttctcagcctgtttattctttgtatagagaaaggccattgacttgtttgagtttattttatatccagctacttcaccgaagctgtttatcaggtttaggagttctctggtagaatttttagggtcacttatatatactatcatatcatctgcaaaaagtgatattttgacttcctcttttccaatttgtatcccctttatctccttttgttgtcgaattcctCTGGctgatacttcaagtactatgttgaaaaggtagggagaaagtgggcagccttgtctagtccctgattttagtgggattgcttccagcttctctccatttactttgatgttggctactggtttgctgtagattgcttttatcatgtttaggtatgggccttgaattcctgatctttccaacacttttatcatgaatgggtgttggatcttgtcaaatgctttttctgcatctaacgagatgatcatgtggtttttgtctttgagtttgtttatataatggattacattgatggattttcgtatattaaaccatccctgcatccctggaataaaacctacttggtcaggatggatgattgctttaatgtgttcttggattcggttagcgagaattttattgaggatttttgcatcgatattcataagagaaattggtctgaagttctctatctttgttggatctttctgtggtttaggtatcagagtaatagtggcttcataaaatgagttgggtagagtaccttctacttctattttgtgaaatagtttgtgcagaattggaattagatcttctttgaaggtctgatagaactctgcactaaacccatctggtcctgggctttttttggttgggagactattaataactgcttctatttctttaggtgatatgggactgtttagatggtcaacttgatcctgattcaactttggtacctggtatctgtccagaaatttgtccatttcgtccaggttttccagttttgttgagtatagccttttgtagaaggatctgatggtgttttggatttcttcaggatctgttgttatgtctcccttttcatttctgattttgttaattaggattttgtccctgtgccctttagtgagtctagctaagggtttatctatcttgttgattttctcaaagaaccaactcctcgtttggttaattctttgaatagttcttcttgtttccacttggttgatttcacccctgagtttgattatttcctgccgtctactcctcttgggtgaatttgcttcctttttttctagggcttttagatgtgttgtcaagctgctagtatgtgctgtctcccgtttcttcttgtaggcactcagcgctatgagtttccctcttagaaatgctttcattgtgtcccataggtttgggtacgttgtggcttcattttcattaaactctaaaaagtctttaatttctttctttattccttccttgaccaaggtatcattgagaagagtgttattcagtttccacgtgaatgttggctttccattatttatgttgttattgaagatcagtcttaggccatggtggtctgataggatacatgggacaatttcaatatttttgtatctattgaggcctgttttgtgaccaattatatggtcaatttttgagaaggtcccgtgaggtgctgagaagaaggtatatccttttgttttaggataaaatgttctgtagatatctgtcaggtccatttgtttcataacttctgttagtttcactgtgtccctgtttagtttctgtttccacgatctgtcctttgaagaaagtggtgtgttgaagtctcccactattattgtgtgaggtgcaatgtatgctttgagctttactaaagtgtctctaatgaatgtggctgcccttgcatttggtgtgtagatattcagaattgagagttcctcttggaggattttacctttgataagtatgaagtgtccctccttgtcttttttgataactttgggttggaagtcgattttatccgatattaaaatggctactccagcttgtttcttcagtccatttgcttggaaaattgttttccagcctttcactctgaggtagtgtctgtctttttccctgagatgggtttcctgtaagcagcagaatgttgggtcctgtttgtgtagccagtctgttagtctatgtctttttattggggaattgagtccattgatattaagagatattaaggaaaagtaattgttgctcccttttatttttgttgttagagttggcattctgttcttgtggctgtcttctttttggtttgttgaatgattactttcttggttgttctagggcgtgatttccgtccttgtattgcttcttttctgttattatcctttgaagggctggattcgtggaaagatattgtgtgaacttggttttgtcgtggaatactttggtttctccatctatggtaattgagagtttggccaggtatagtagcctgggctggcatttgtgttctcttagtgtctgtataacatctgtccaggctcttctggctttcatagtctctggtgaaaagtctggtgtaattctgataggccttcctttatatgttacttgacctttctcccttactgcttttaatattctatctttatttagtgcatttgttgttctgattattatgtgtcgggaggaatttcttttctggtccagtctatttggagttctgtatgcttcttgtatgatcatgggcatctctttttttatgtttgggaagttttcttctattattttgttgaagatattagctggccctttaagttgaaaatcttcattctcatcaattcctattatccgtaggtttggtcttctcattgtgtcctggattacctggatgttttgagttaggatccttttgcattttgtattttctttgactgttgtgtcgatgttctctatggaatcttctgcacctgagattctctcttccatttcttgtattctgttgctgatgctcgcatctatggttccagatctctttcctagggtttctatctccagcgttgcctcgctttgggttttctttattgtgtctacttccccttttagttctagtatggttttgttcatttccatcacctgtttggttgtgtttttctgcttttctttaagagcctgtaactctttagcagtgctctcctgtaaatctttaagtgacttatgaaagtccttcttgatgtcctctatcatcatcatgagaaatgtttttaaatctgggtctagattttcggttgtgttgcggTGCCcaagactaggtggggtgggagtgctgcgttctgatgatggtgagtggtcttgatttctgttagtaggattcttacgtttgcctttcgccatctggtaatctctgaagctagctgttttagttgtcactgttaagagcttgttcttcaggtgactctgttagcctctatgagcagacctggagggtagcactctccttagtttcagtgggcagagtattctctgcaggcaagctctcttcttgcaaggcaggtacccagatatctggtgttcgaaccagactcctggcagaagttgtgttccactcactagaggtcttaggatcacgtgtggaatcctgtgtgggcccttgcgggtgtcaggcgactcagctggcaaggtagccggggctcgagtggagtggaagggacttgtgccccagatcaggcccgggtagcctgcttccctatgtaccgcagtctcgagttccgtgcgattggattggggcaggcactgtgatccactcaccagaggtcttagggtcccgtggggagtcctgtgtggacccttgcgggtgttgggcaagactctgctgtcaaggtagcccggggctcgagtcacgagttgagcggaagggacttgtgccccagatcaggcccgggtagcctgcttccctatgtaccgcagtctcaagttccgcgcgattggattggggcaggcactgtgatccactcaccagaggtcttagggtcccgtggggagtcccgtgtggacccttgcgggtgttgggcaagactctttaaaaagatatcttaatgagaatagagagatgaccatgttgtcaagagcattttTGTATCGCAAAAAaacaggatttgttttcttgaattcatatccaatggttaacaatcagctttaatgccagctccatgggatctgacaactcatgtctctgtggtcacctatactctcaagctcatgccctattcccacccatataaataaagataataaatcttaaatgagagacaagtttcatttggtttcattattcaaatgaaaccttattttgtctgatttctgagtctctttggatcagttttctgggttgcactttgtgtaacaagtccacattcctttttcctatcactctttccccaacttgttgtttctccctcagacttcataccagagattctatctatgtcctgtctttctccccttcttcctaaaaatccatcttttgctgccatccctgctcctctaagtcatatctccaattccttgctcactatgcagaccacagaagctaagtcctgtccattttagcctgtgtgatattagatgtatgcactgttcacagcctgagttgcaactttcatcttcctttgatgttctttccaccatagtccatctcttccaacaaagtgttcactaaaagcatgtcatgtcacacgtactaatttttagaacaaaacaaattttattgacaaagatactgaggttgtcaaagacccataggtacccaacacaggaaaacaaacatttttttttcaatcctataagtttacatttctgtactttgtgatttttttcaatttaagtgatatttgacaccagagtatagacatagatatgtaggtcaccaagaaatttgataaagtacacggtaggattggctagatctttgtaaacaacctttccgaactttttggatccatcatctctggtgtactgcacccaggtacctattaagaagtcattttcatcacctgatctcgcctcagccagaggggtctctggaatgatgtggaggttaccttccttgtagtcatccaggagctgataaacgtagaggaccggatcattcttgtaggaaatgtaaaaatagtcctgtaagaatggcacctgggctagcaccatcccactccagttgtcctcagagccatctttcccctcaaatttgtgttgtacctttctgccaaccagggctctggcgaggtggacatccctcacctgaggaaaaactactttgtgaggcaagaccttaatatttaaaatcctctcatcgctgtggagctcctgtccgtagacactgtcaattccgtcgtacttcaccaaataaagagaagggtttgttggcagttgccctagaatgatggccttccaatgggtgacaggctcattaccttccttccacccgtgagaaattctgcagccaacaatattccccagggcctgggaagaaggcttcctcctactcttcttcttgagtgatatcatgctcagactcttcagaggtgttgtcttctacctggctgtagacctgttgtgctagatcacactgtcttgtggcttccattctcttcaaatatcatacttgcccattgcctgggactgaagatcttgcctgtttaaaccagacacaatgctgttgcctctgtcatatatatgaattcctgatggtcaatggatatgggttgggagtgaatgctggaccaagactcttctctaagagaacttctgagaaggtgaagaagactatgctaaacagttttgagctcctaaaattaattttataaaaataagaagttaataagtcagccatggtggtacacacatttaatcccagaactcagaagtcaggacaggcagatttctaaattagagaccagacaggtctacaaagtgagttccagggcagccagtgctatagagaggaaccctgtctcaacaacaacaacaacaacaacaacaacaagtaaaagaaaacaaacgaaaatcaaacgaaaaacaaacaaaacagaaatacaaacaaaaaaataataaaacaaacaatcaaatggagaagttaataggaagtggtggtgacccataactttaatcatagtactcaagaggcagagtgaggcagaccttagtgagataaaggctagtctggtctacacagtgagtttcctgacagccaaatctaaacatacagaaactcaaataaaattaaccaagcaagcaaacaaacaaacaaagaaacaaagaaacaagggaaacaaggcaataaaaatagtgtaattaacaagtaattctctagagctcagaataacatactcagatcaacatttatttcttcagccctgagttaatttgcctctgatgagtatcctctccttgaatttctatgtcaatttaggttgtgctatgactattacccccaatgatcaagaagaagagaaaaaaaaagggccagaggggtcaccatgactctcttgtacttgtaagctctgagctaagtccttgtattcacaaatatcttcccagggacacagcacaccactgtccttctttattgtttctcctgacccagcttcggaattatttgatgaagccattgcatcactgaactcaagaacatctCAACAagttgaggcaatatcagccatttagcacTAATATTTTCTAACGTACACAtggacaaagaggagctttggcattttagtggaattgtgatctagatattgttagcaaggataataaattcaggacataaactaacctagaccaatcatttcccttgctaataaacatggggaaagtagaatgtacagcaACTCACTGtaagagagaaaatttttagctttctgtagctatgag
This window encodes:
- the Gm21745 gene encoding Y-linked testis-specific protein 1-like, with translation MISLKKKSRRKPSSQALGNIVGCRISHGWKEGNEPVTHWKAIILGQLPTNPSLYLVKYDGIDSVYGQELHSDERILNIKVLPHKVVFPQVRDVHLARALVGRKVQHKFEGKDGSEDNWSGMVLAQVPFLQDYFYISYKNDPVLYVYQLLDDYKEGNLHIIPETPLAEARSGDENDFLIGTWVQYTRDDGSKKFGKVVYKDLANPTVYFIKFLGDLHIYVYTLVSNIT